One Mercurialis annua linkage group LG3, ddMerAnnu1.2, whole genome shotgun sequence DNA window includes the following coding sequences:
- the LOC126673438 gene encoding uncharacterized protein LOC126673438 isoform X1: protein MAEPELDPKVAPGLHLVSAFLAMEPTNSLISIARTCGGGFVSETVQRFIWDYCITQMTEKGNEPYLKNFIKKLILEIESSHGTTVLDELYEQYGYYMTSLKDDILGKGNARVCKCISFLFPEYDESLSYLKSRKLVIPLQCSLNLLEGDTGCSVWPSSLYLSEFILSFPDIFLNKTCFEIGSGVGLVGICLSRVKASKVILSDGDLTTLANMKLNLELNQLRADTGIPEETMQNMHMQVTDEMDNKSQVKCIHLPWESATRKELQEFMPDIVLGADIIYDPSCLPYLVQLLVILLNQTRAHSQMSKDNYHQELLLDAHCVNGKGDDNSYEGDVSYQSDKSGCNANQGSSKLDIRRVGNFRNGSSKAAQKKSCVAYIACVVRNIDTFNCFLQLAEQSNLTIEDITETQRPFDLLPYLESYNRSSIRLFHVTSK from the exons ATGGCGGAGCCGGAGCTTGACCCGAAGGTCGCACCCGGCCTCCACTTGGTCTCTGCATTCCTCGCGATGGAGCCGACCAATTCATTAATATCCATAGCAAG AACATGTGGTGGCGGATTTGTTTCAGAGACTGTGCAGAGATTTATTTGGGACTATtgtataactcaaatg ACTGAGAAAGGTAATGAGCCTTACTTGAAGAATTTTATAAAGAAGCTTATTTTAGAGATTGAATCAAGCCATGGCACTACTGTGTTGGATGAATTATACGAACAATACGGTTATTACATGACTTCATTGAAG GATGATATTTTAGGGAAAGGAAATGCAAGGGTCTGCAAAtgcatttcttttctttttcctgaATATGACG AGTCTTTGAGCTATCTCAAGTCAAGAAAACTGGTGATTCCATTGCAGTGTTCACTCAACTTGCTCGAAGGAGACACAGG GTGTTCGGTTTGGCCTTCAAGTTTATATCTCTCCGAGTTTATACTTTCTTTTCCAGACATATTCTTGAATAAAACATGTTTTGAG ATTGGTTCCGGTGTTGGATTGGTTGGAATTTGCCTTTCTCGTGTGAAAGCTTCCAAG GTTATATTAAGTGATGGTGACTTGACAACTTTAGCTAACATGAAGCTCAATTTGGAGTTGAACCAGCTGAGAGCTGACACTGGCATACCAGAAGAAACTATGCAAAATATGCATATG CAGGTAACAGATGAAATGGACAATAAATCTCAGGTGAAATGCATTCATTTACCATGGGAATCTGCAACTAGAAAAGAGCTTCAGGAATTCATGCCTGACATTGT GTTAGGTGCAGATATAATTTATGATCCATCATGCCTCCCATATCTTGTTCAATTACTTGTAATTCTTTTGAATCAAACAAGAGCACATTCTCAGATGTCGAAAGACAACTATCACCAGGAATTATTATTAGATGCTCATTGTGTCAATGGCAAAGGCGATGACAATTCTTATGAAGGTGACGTTTCCTATCAATCAGATAAATCAGGCTGCAATGCCAATCAAGGTAGCAGCAAACTAGATATTCGCAGAGTTGGGAATTTCCGTAACGGTTCTTCAAAGGCTGCACAAAAGAAAAGCTGTGTGGCTTATATTGCTTGTGTCGTTCGCAATATTGACACCTTCAATTGTTTTCTACAACTTGCTGAGCAGTCTAACCTAACAATCGAAGACATAACTGAAACACAAAGACCATTTGATTTGCTTCCTTACTTGGAGTCGTATAATCGATCGAGCATACGATTATTCCATGTGACGAGCAAATAA
- the LOC126673438 gene encoding uncharacterized protein LOC126673438 isoform X2 codes for MAEPELDPKVAPGLHLVSAFLAMEPTNSLISIARTCGGGFVSETVQRFIWDYCITQMTEKGNEPYLKNFIKKLILEIESSHGTTVLDELYEQYGYYMTSLKDDILGKGNARVCKCISFLFPEYDESLSYLKSRKLVIPLQCSLNLLEGDTGCSVWPSSLYLSEFILSFPDIFLNKTCFEIGSGVGLVGICLSRVKASKVILSDGDLTTLANMKLNLELNQLRADTGIPEETMQNMHMVKCIHLPWESATRKELQEFMPDIVLGADIIYDPSCLPYLVQLLVILLNQTRAHSQMSKDNYHQELLLDAHCVNGKGDDNSYEGDVSYQSDKSGCNANQGSSKLDIRRVGNFRNGSSKAAQKKSCVAYIACVVRNIDTFNCFLQLAEQSNLTIEDITETQRPFDLLPYLESYNRSSIRLFHVTSK; via the exons ATGGCGGAGCCGGAGCTTGACCCGAAGGTCGCACCCGGCCTCCACTTGGTCTCTGCATTCCTCGCGATGGAGCCGACCAATTCATTAATATCCATAGCAAG AACATGTGGTGGCGGATTTGTTTCAGAGACTGTGCAGAGATTTATTTGGGACTATtgtataactcaaatg ACTGAGAAAGGTAATGAGCCTTACTTGAAGAATTTTATAAAGAAGCTTATTTTAGAGATTGAATCAAGCCATGGCACTACTGTGTTGGATGAATTATACGAACAATACGGTTATTACATGACTTCATTGAAG GATGATATTTTAGGGAAAGGAAATGCAAGGGTCTGCAAAtgcatttcttttctttttcctgaATATGACG AGTCTTTGAGCTATCTCAAGTCAAGAAAACTGGTGATTCCATTGCAGTGTTCACTCAACTTGCTCGAAGGAGACACAGG GTGTTCGGTTTGGCCTTCAAGTTTATATCTCTCCGAGTTTATACTTTCTTTTCCAGACATATTCTTGAATAAAACATGTTTTGAG ATTGGTTCCGGTGTTGGATTGGTTGGAATTTGCCTTTCTCGTGTGAAAGCTTCCAAG GTTATATTAAGTGATGGTGACTTGACAACTTTAGCTAACATGAAGCTCAATTTGGAGTTGAACCAGCTGAGAGCTGACACTGGCATACCAGAAGAAACTATGCAAAATATGCATATG GTGAAATGCATTCATTTACCATGGGAATCTGCAACTAGAAAAGAGCTTCAGGAATTCATGCCTGACATTGT GTTAGGTGCAGATATAATTTATGATCCATCATGCCTCCCATATCTTGTTCAATTACTTGTAATTCTTTTGAATCAAACAAGAGCACATTCTCAGATGTCGAAAGACAACTATCACCAGGAATTATTATTAGATGCTCATTGTGTCAATGGCAAAGGCGATGACAATTCTTATGAAGGTGACGTTTCCTATCAATCAGATAAATCAGGCTGCAATGCCAATCAAGGTAGCAGCAAACTAGATATTCGCAGAGTTGGGAATTTCCGTAACGGTTCTTCAAAGGCTGCACAAAAGAAAAGCTGTGTGGCTTATATTGCTTGTGTCGTTCGCAATATTGACACCTTCAATTGTTTTCTACAACTTGCTGAGCAGTCTAACCTAACAATCGAAGACATAACTGAAACACAAAGACCATTTGATTTGCTTCCTTACTTGGAGTCGTATAATCGATCGAGCATACGATTATTCCATGTGACGAGCAAATAA